The proteins below come from a single Pradoshia eiseniae genomic window:
- a CDS encoding SDR family oxidoreductase, producing the protein MKRTALITGSASGLGRVAAERLAQDGYSIVTTYLHSKERAEAFMDELAEKYQISARALPYNAVKREAHGELLEECRKLGLHFDILLHNAGPYIQDRKTMTEYTEEEWYYMINGNLTSFFLLARELIPPMRQNGWGRIITMGFDQSNTAPGWKYRSAFAAAKSGLTSLTKTLAIEEAEHGITVNMVCPGDIVHPYKEMKEPDRNAETENVPIGRPGTGSDIARVISFLCEQDSDFITGAVIPVTGGQNVLSKYH; encoded by the coding sequence ATGAAACGGACAGCTTTGATTACCGGTTCGGCAAGCGGTCTTGGACGAGTTGCAGCTGAGCGACTAGCTCAGGATGGCTATTCCATTGTGACAACTTATCTCCATAGTAAAGAGCGAGCGGAAGCCTTCATGGATGAGCTGGCAGAGAAGTATCAGATAAGCGCCAGGGCTCTCCCTTATAATGCCGTCAAGCGAGAGGCACACGGAGAACTCTTGGAAGAATGCAGGAAGCTTGGCTTGCATTTTGACATCCTTCTACATAACGCAGGACCGTATATTCAGGACCGCAAAACCATGACAGAATATACAGAAGAAGAATGGTACTACATGATTAATGGGAACTTGACAAGCTTCTTTCTCCTTGCCCGGGAATTGATTCCTCCAATGAGGCAAAATGGATGGGGACGCATTATTACGATGGGGTTTGACCAATCAAACACAGCGCCAGGCTGGAAATACCGATCAGCATTTGCGGCGGCCAAGTCGGGTCTGACCTCGCTGACGAAAACGCTGGCGATTGAAGAGGCAGAGCATGGAATTACCGTAAATATGGTATGCCCTGGAGATATCGTACATCCATATAAGGAAATGAAAGAGCCTGACAGAAACGCGGAGACTGAGAATGTGCCTATCGGAAGACCTGGTACAGGGTCTGATATCGCTCGTGTCATATCCTTCTTGTGCGAACAAGACTCAGACTTTATTACAGGGGCTGTCATCCCAGTCACAGGAGGCCAAAACGTCCTCTCTAAATACCATTAA
- a CDS encoding MATE family efflux transporter, with protein sequence MVQSLFTKEKTSKMMIVFLPILITQLGLFAISFFDTFMSGKFSPVDLAGVAIGTSLWLPIYNGCSGILLAVTPIVAQLFGQRTKPQYIREAVMQSIYLALIMSAILIVLGFAFLNSMLDFMNLEQEVKRIALEYLIALSFGIIPLFVYTVLRCFIDALGRTSVSMFITIVALPVNIAANYAFIYGKFGLPAFGGVGAGIASSITYWIIMIIAILITAYVHPFSQYGLLRSLPRPSLKEWSNTMKIGLPIGMAIFFETSIFAAVTLFMSSYDTITIASHQAALNFASFLYMVPLSFSMALTILVGQEVGANHFKRAREYSLMGIFFAVGFSCISAIILVLFRDQVAYLYTNEHDVAILTAKFLIFAIFFQLSDALQAPIQGALRGYKDVNVTFFMTLLSYWIIGLPAGYVLANFTSFGAFGYWIGLIAGLAMGATGLSLRLLIVQRRMKASN encoded by the coding sequence ATGGTTCAGTCACTATTCACAAAAGAAAAAACATCCAAGATGATGATCGTTTTCCTGCCTATCCTTATAACCCAGCTCGGATTATTCGCGATCAGCTTTTTTGATACGTTCATGTCAGGTAAATTCAGCCCTGTAGACTTGGCAGGTGTCGCAATTGGAACATCCTTATGGCTTCCCATCTATAATGGCTGTTCAGGCATTCTTCTGGCGGTAACGCCCATTGTTGCCCAGCTGTTCGGACAAAGAACTAAACCTCAGTACATAAGAGAGGCGGTCATGCAGTCAATCTACCTTGCACTCATAATGAGTGCCATATTAATTGTTTTAGGATTTGCCTTCTTAAACTCGATGCTTGATTTCATGAATTTAGAGCAAGAGGTTAAGCGGATTGCCTTAGAATATCTAATTGCATTGTCATTCGGAATTATCCCTTTATTTGTATATACGGTGTTAAGATGCTTTATCGATGCTCTCGGAAGGACATCCGTATCCATGTTTATCACGATTGTGGCCCTGCCGGTAAATATCGCTGCCAATTATGCATTCATTTATGGTAAATTCGGTCTGCCAGCATTCGGTGGTGTTGGGGCAGGTATTGCTTCATCGATTACCTATTGGATTATTATGATCATCGCCATCTTGATAACAGCTTATGTTCATCCCTTTTCCCAATATGGATTGCTGCGCTCCTTGCCTAGACCATCCCTTAAGGAATGGAGTAATACGATGAAAATTGGGCTTCCTATAGGGATGGCCATCTTTTTTGAAACTAGTATTTTCGCCGCTGTGACACTGTTCATGAGCTCCTATGATACCATCACGATTGCCTCTCACCAGGCAGCCTTGAACTTTGCGTCCTTTCTGTATATGGTGCCATTGAGCTTTTCCATGGCACTGACGATTCTAGTCGGACAGGAAGTTGGGGCGAATCATTTCAAGCGTGCCAGAGAATACAGCCTAATGGGAATCTTCTTCGCTGTAGGCTTCTCCTGTATAAGCGCAATCATCCTTGTGCTGTTTCGTGATCAAGTCGCATACCTTTACACGAATGAACATGATGTAGCCATTTTGACAGCAAAGTTTTTGATATTTGCGATTTTCTTCCAGCTGTCCGATGCCCTGCAGGCTCCTATCCAAGGGGCCTTGCGAGGATATAAGGATGTCAATGTCACATTCTTCATGACCTTGCTCTCTTATTGGATTATCGGTTTGCCGGCTGGATATGTGCTAGCAAACTTTACATCATTCGGAGCATTTGGATATTGGATTGGCTTAATAGCAGGCCTGGCCATGGGGGCGACTGGATTGAGCTTAAGGCTCCTTATCGTCCAGCGCAGAATGAAAGCCTCAAATTAA
- a CDS encoding YflJ family protein: MSYIGSKGWYVAKLKELGVTKHPIERRKLELYKTYVLRQLYEQTSEKKRGAHM; the protein is encoded by the coding sequence ATGTCCTACATAGGATCTAAGGGCTGGTACGTGGCAAAATTAAAGGAGCTTGGGGTGACGAAGCATCCAATCGAACGCCGGAAACTGGAGCTTTACAAAACATACGTACTCCGGCAGCTTTATGAGCAAACCAGTGAAAAGAAGAGAGGGGCGCATATGTAA
- a CDS encoding GNAT family N-acetyltransferase: MLKKRDLSDCPVLFDLMTHPDVFPYVRHKTKQYEEYLFITKQTIEAEERGELISRTILDEWGNPIGTITLYDISNNAGFLGTWLGKPYHGKGFNALAKQQFFEELFFNLNIETIFLRIRKNNIRSLKAALKMPYTLAANETRASLYEEINAEGPIYDLFEISKDHFMLAQKRFDTEVSAELSIYGAKEA, translated from the coding sequence ATGTTGAAGAAACGTGATCTATCTGACTGTCCGGTTCTTTTTGATTTGATGACCCATCCTGATGTCTTTCCCTATGTTCGTCATAAAACGAAGCAATATGAGGAATACTTGTTCATCACCAAGCAGACAATCGAGGCGGAGGAACGCGGAGAGCTCATCTCACGCACAATCCTCGATGAATGGGGTAATCCTATCGGGACCATTACACTGTATGACATTTCTAATAATGCCGGTTTTTTAGGCACTTGGCTCGGGAAGCCTTATCATGGAAAAGGATTTAACGCACTGGCCAAACAACAATTCTTTGAAGAATTGTTTTTCAACTTAAATATCGAGACAATTTTCCTGCGCATTCGCAAGAATAATATTCGTTCCTTAAAAGCTGCATTAAAAATGCCCTACACGCTTGCCGCAAACGAAACACGAGCTTCGCTGTATGAGGAAATCAATGCAGAGGGACCTATATACGACCTTTTCGAAATCTCAAAGGATCATTTCATGCTGGCACAGAAGCGGTTTGATACCGAGGTTTCGGCTGAACTGTCCATCTATGGAGCAAAAGAAGCATAA
- a CDS encoding undecaprenyl-diphosphate phosphatase — protein sequence MFAEWKAMILGIIQGLTEFLPISSTGHLYIGRHLFGLDEAGLLLDTLLHTGTLIALLIFYWHEIMKLLRNPFSKMTGLLIIGTLPAVIAGVLLNDFFEEISKTGITIGWEFLVTGIILWWADVMPKQSKDMKDITYKNALFIGVFQAAAIFPAISRSGFTLAAGLMSGLNRETAAYFSFLLSIPVIFGGILFKGADLLNGSVEAISFRGLLVGTLCAAIFGYLAVSWMIKYVKNHSLKPFSLYVITLGILILFLQTLGIF from the coding sequence ATGTTTGCTGAATGGAAAGCCATGATTCTTGGCATCATCCAGGGCTTGACCGAGTTCTTGCCAATCTCAAGTACCGGCCATTTATATATCGGGCGACATTTGTTTGGGTTGGACGAGGCCGGCCTCCTCCTTGATACGCTGCTGCATACAGGAACATTAATTGCCTTACTTATTTTTTATTGGCATGAGATTATGAAGCTTCTTCGCAATCCCTTCTCTAAGATGACAGGTTTGTTGATCATTGGGACTTTGCCGGCAGTCATAGCAGGCGTTTTGTTGAATGATTTCTTTGAGGAAATCTCAAAGACCGGCATCACAATCGGGTGGGAATTTCTTGTCACAGGAATCATCCTTTGGTGGGCAGATGTCATGCCAAAGCAATCGAAGGATATGAAGGATATCACCTATAAAAACGCTCTGTTCATTGGTGTTTTTCAAGCGGCGGCAATTTTCCCTGCCATCTCACGTTCTGGCTTCACACTCGCTGCTGGTTTAATGAGCGGACTGAACAGGGAGACAGCCGCCTACTTCTCTTTTCTTCTATCCATCCCAGTCATTTTCGGGGGGATTTTATTTAAGGGGGCCGACCTTTTGAACGGGTCAGTGGAGGCTATCAGTTTCAGGGGGCTGCTCGTCGGGACTTTATGTGCGGCGATATTCGGTTATCTGGCTGTTTCTTGGATGATTAAATACGTCAAAAATCATTCCTTAAAGCCCTTTTCTCTTTATGTCATAACGCTTGGCATTCTCATTCTTTTCCTGCAGACATTAGGGATTTTTTAG
- a CDS encoding DUF4870 domain-containing protein, with protein MVHSNDKIWAGAVYLSSFVFVLFGPLVIWLLKRNDSDFVDYHCKEYFNFLISYTIYTLVAFILAFIGIGIILAWLISIYILVFTVIGAVKAFTGQYYQIPFVIRFFK; from the coding sequence ATGGTACATAGCAATGATAAAATTTGGGCAGGCGCTGTCTATTTAAGCAGCTTTGTGTTCGTCTTATTTGGACCGCTTGTTATTTGGCTTCTTAAGAGGAATGATTCTGACTTTGTCGATTACCATTGTAAGGAATACTTCAATTTTTTGATCAGTTATACCATTTATACGCTCGTTGCATTCATATTGGCGTTTATCGGAATCGGTATTATACTGGCATGGCTAATAAGCATCTATATCCTTGTATTTACGGTAATTGGCGCTGTGAAAGCATTCACCGGTCAATATTATCAAATACCGTTCGTTATTCGTTTTTTTAAATAA